In Halorubrum sp. PV6, a single window of DNA contains:
- a CDS encoding NAD-dependent epimerase/dehydratase family protein — protein MQVLIVGGTGLISTAITRQAVAAGHDVTVFTRGETEADLPASVDRLTGDRTDRAALERARDELALGCVIDMVGFDPADVETAIDVFAGRVDQYVFCSTVDVYHRPVATMPIRERAARAPPVSEYGAEKAACEDRLFEAARTRGFPATIIRPWHTYGGSGGLIDTLSTETYVDRLRKGKPIVVHGDGTSVWGPCHRDDVAGAFVAAVGNQEAVGEAYHVTATEPMTWNQYHRRAARALDAPEPDLVHVPTDALREALPDRTAPLADHFQFSTVFDTTKAERDLGYRQTVSWEEGVSRTVARLEADDAVTAWDADPEYDAVVSAWRDATAAFVDDLA, from the coding sequence ATGCAGGTACTCATCGTCGGCGGGACGGGGCTCATCAGCACGGCAATCACCCGACAGGCGGTCGCGGCCGGCCACGACGTGACGGTGTTCACCCGCGGCGAGACCGAGGCCGACCTCCCGGCGTCGGTCGACCGCCTGACGGGAGACCGCACGGACCGCGCCGCGCTGGAGCGCGCTCGCGACGAACTCGCGCTCGGCTGTGTGATCGACATGGTCGGGTTCGACCCCGCGGACGTCGAGACGGCCATCGACGTGTTCGCCGGCCGCGTCGACCAGTACGTCTTCTGTAGCACAGTCGACGTCTACCACCGGCCGGTCGCGACGATGCCGATCCGCGAGCGCGCCGCCCGCGCCCCCCCGGTGAGCGAGTACGGCGCGGAGAAGGCGGCCTGCGAGGACCGACTGTTCGAGGCCGCCCGGACGCGCGGCTTCCCGGCGACGATCATCCGCCCGTGGCACACCTACGGCGGCAGCGGGGGGCTCATCGACACGCTCTCCACCGAGACGTACGTCGACCGGCTCAGGAAGGGGAAGCCGATCGTGGTTCACGGTGACGGCACCTCGGTGTGGGGGCCGTGCCATCGCGACGATGTCGCCGGCGCGTTCGTCGCGGCGGTCGGCAATCAGGAGGCCGTCGGCGAGGCCTACCACGTGACGGCGACCGAGCCGATGACCTGGAACCAGTACCATCGGCGCGCCGCGAGGGCGCTGGACGCGCCGGAGCCGGACCTCGTCCACGTCCCCACCGACGCGCTCCGCGAGGCGCTTCCCGACCGGACGGCGCCGCTCGCCGACCACTTCCAGTTTTCGACGGTGTTCGACACGACGAAGGCCGAACGCGACCTCGGCTACCGACAGACCGTCTCTTGGGAAGAAGGGGTGTCCCGGACCGTCGCGCGGCTCGAGGCCGACGACGCGGTCACGGCGTGGGACGCGGACCCCGAGTACGACGCGGTCGTCTCGGCGTGGCGGGACGCGACGGCGGCGTTCGTCGACGACCTCGCCTGA
- a CDS encoding archaea-specific SMC-related protein: protein MELGQPVSDHATLQATNVGGIRETTVEFSPGVTLLVGRNATNRTSFLQAVMAVLGSRNASIRGDADEAAVELTLGDETYTRRLSREAGGVVTAGDPYLDDPDVADLFAFLLESNEARRAVAVDADLRELIMRPVDTDEIQAEIDRLVEKRDGLQSELDELDELKGKLPALEAERKDLKSQIEATKQDLEATEAELAAADADIDESREETSALDETLERLRSKRSTLDDVRYELETEQESLEATARDQRELEATLADLPDVPEGAVDERDAEIRRLRKEHQRVESEVNELQSVISFNEEMLDETGTGAFEGVAGANEGADADDVTGRLLGDDAVTCWTCGSSVDEAQIEATLAQLRDRSQETVSRANELEAEIESVREEKAEYEEAKRERDRLEERLETVAREQEQAEERIATLRERRARLTEEIESLQADVDARERDEYGAVLELHTEANELEYELGALETEFERVDENVRQIESRIAEQDDIERQREAVADEIASLRTKIERIEQTAIDEFNEHMDSVLQILDYANLERIWIERVQRDVRDGRRTVTENAFELHVVRTSASGAAYEDTVDHLSESEREVTGLIFALAGYLAHDVYETVPFVLLDSLEAIDSERIAALVDYLDDYAGYLLVALLPEDAAALDDGYERVTEI, encoded by the coding sequence ATGGAACTCGGACAGCCGGTAAGCGATCACGCCACGCTCCAAGCGACGAACGTCGGCGGGATTCGGGAGACGACGGTCGAGTTTTCGCCCGGCGTCACGCTGCTCGTCGGGCGAAACGCCACGAATCGAACCTCCTTCCTCCAGGCGGTGATGGCCGTTCTCGGCAGCAGAAACGCCTCGATCAGGGGCGACGCCGACGAGGCCGCGGTCGAACTCACGCTCGGCGACGAGACGTACACGCGGCGGCTCAGCCGAGAGGCGGGCGGCGTCGTGACCGCCGGCGACCCGTATCTCGACGACCCCGACGTGGCGGACCTGTTCGCGTTCCTGCTCGAATCGAACGAGGCGCGCCGCGCCGTGGCCGTCGACGCCGACCTCAGGGAGCTCATCATGCGGCCCGTCGACACCGACGAGATTCAGGCCGAGATCGATCGGCTCGTCGAGAAGCGGGACGGCCTCCAGTCGGAGCTCGACGAACTCGACGAACTGAAGGGGAAACTCCCAGCGCTCGAAGCGGAACGGAAGGACCTGAAATCGCAGATCGAAGCGACGAAACAGGACCTCGAAGCGACGGAGGCGGAGCTCGCGGCCGCCGACGCGGACATCGACGAGAGCCGCGAGGAGACGTCCGCGCTCGACGAGACGCTCGAACGGCTCCGGTCGAAGCGGTCGACGCTCGACGATGTCCGGTACGAACTGGAGACGGAACAGGAGAGCCTGGAAGCGACCGCTCGCGACCAGCGGGAACTCGAAGCGACGCTGGCCGACCTCCCCGACGTGCCCGAGGGGGCCGTCGACGAACGCGACGCCGAGATCCGCCGCCTCCGCAAGGAGCACCAGCGCGTCGAAAGCGAGGTGAACGAACTGCAGAGCGTTATCAGTTTCAACGAAGAGATGCTCGACGAGACCGGAACGGGCGCGTTCGAGGGGGTGGCCGGCGCGAACGAGGGCGCGGACGCCGACGACGTGACCGGGCGGCTGCTCGGCGACGACGCGGTGACCTGTTGGACCTGTGGCAGCAGCGTCGACGAGGCCCAGATCGAGGCCACCCTCGCGCAGTTGCGAGACCGCAGCCAGGAGACGGTGAGTCGGGCGAACGAACTCGAAGCCGAGATCGAGTCGGTCCGCGAGGAGAAGGCGGAGTACGAGGAGGCGAAACGCGAGCGCGACCGCCTCGAAGAGCGCTTGGAGACGGTGGCACGCGAACAGGAGCAGGCCGAAGAGCGGATCGCGACGCTCCGGGAGCGCCGCGCGCGACTGACCGAGGAGATCGAATCGCTCCAGGCCGACGTGGACGCGCGCGAGCGCGACGAGTACGGCGCGGTACTCGAGTTACACACGGAGGCGAACGAACTCGAGTACGAACTCGGAGCCTTAGAGACCGAGTTCGAGCGCGTCGACGAGAACGTCCGCCAGATAGAGTCCCGGATCGCAGAGCAGGACGACATCGAACGTCAGCGCGAGGCGGTCGCAGACGAGATAGCGTCGCTCCGGACGAAGATCGAACGCATCGAACAGACCGCGATAGACGAGTTCAACGAGCACATGGACAGCGTGTTACAGATCCTCGACTACGCGAACTTAGAGCGGATCTGGATCGAGCGGGTCCAGCGAGACGTGCGAGACGGGCGGCGAACGGTCACGGAGAACGCGTTCGAGCTCCACGTCGTCCGCACGTCGGCGTCGGGTGCCGCCTACGAGGACACGGTCGATCACCTCTCGGAGAGCGAGCGCGAAGTGACGGGACTGATCTTCGCGCTCGCCGGCTACCTCGCCCACGACGTGTACGAGACGGTGCCGTTCGTCCTACTCGACTCGCTGGAAGCCATCGACTCCGAGCGGATCGCCGCGCTCGTCGACTACCTCGACGACTACGCCGGGTACCTGCTCGTCGCGCTGCTTCCCGAGGACGCCGCCGCGCTCGACGACGGGTACGAACGAGTGACCGAGATCTAA
- a CDS encoding CPBP family intramembrane glutamic endopeptidase: MSETPPEPVNKILRVTSAAFAVVFALFVASALTLPTARAATSLGLVSEGTTGLQVLQTLLQFGWFLVAIVGYLAISDQRNLVRIARPTPRDAALIFVGGLGLFAFQYGALVVLGELGLTTGQNQAVVPDGNPVTYYALMVAVSLLVVGPVEEALFRGVVQGGLRRAFNAVPSILMASAMFGLVHLVAVSGTPGERWAYVAVAVVLGAVLGLLYEHTDNVLVPGLAHGMYNAVIYVELLRQSL; this comes from the coding sequence ATGAGCGAGACGCCCCCCGAACCGGTGAACAAGATCCTCCGCGTGACGAGCGCGGCGTTCGCGGTCGTTTTCGCGCTGTTCGTCGCGAGCGCGCTGACTCTGCCGACCGCCAGGGCAGCGACGTCGCTCGGCCTCGTGAGCGAGGGGACGACCGGGCTGCAAGTGCTACAGACCCTGCTGCAGTTCGGCTGGTTCCTGGTCGCTATCGTCGGCTACCTGGCCATCTCCGACCAGCGGAACCTCGTTCGGATCGCTCGACCGACCCCCCGCGACGCGGCGCTAATCTTCGTCGGCGGGCTCGGCCTGTTCGCGTTCCAGTACGGCGCGCTCGTGGTGTTAGGCGAACTCGGGCTCACGACCGGGCAGAACCAAGCCGTCGTGCCCGACGGCAACCCGGTGACCTACTACGCGCTCATGGTCGCCGTGTCGCTGCTCGTGGTCGGCCCGGTCGAGGAGGCGCTGTTCCGCGGGGTCGTCCAGGGCGGCCTCCGCCGGGCGTTCAACGCCGTCCCGTCGATCCTGATGGCGAGCGCGATGTTCGGATTAGTCCACCTGGTCGCGGTCTCCGGGACGCCGGGCGAGCGGTGGGCGTACGTCGCCGTCGCCGTCGTGCTCGGCGCGGTCCTCGGGCTGCTGTACGAGCACACGGACAACGTGCTCGTCCCCGGCCTCGCACACGGCATGTACAACGCCGTGATCTACGTCGAACTCCTCAGACAGTCGCTGTAG
- a CDS encoding aldo/keto reductase, with protein sequence MQHRELGNSGVEVSEIGFGAWVVGTDWWGDRSDEQAIEMVETALDAGVTYVDTGDVYGHGDSETIIGKAIDGRRDEVTLSTKIGYDFYDNPQAGHGELPKELNREYLTEAFEASLDRLDTDYVDVLQLHNANVDEVTPEVRDLLREWKADGRVRALGWALGPSIGWLAEGDATVEYEEFDAVQTVFNVFEQEPGRHFVDTIRESGADTSVIARVPHSSGLLNEQVTPETVLEDGDHRSHRPKEWYETGWEKVEALRFLESPDHAEGTRTMAQAAIRWLLAHDEVASVTPTFRDADDIAEWSAASDVPALSDAEYERVDELYARNFDIDRDDGMDVLRTSVDGDDIEAAGLDKRAASY encoded by the coding sequence ATGCAGCACCGCGAACTCGGGAACTCCGGCGTCGAGGTCTCGGAGATCGGCTTCGGCGCGTGGGTCGTCGGCACGGACTGGTGGGGCGACCGCTCGGACGAACAGGCGATCGAGATGGTCGAGACGGCGCTCGACGCGGGCGTCACGTACGTCGACACCGGCGACGTGTACGGCCACGGCGACAGCGAGACGATCATCGGGAAAGCGATCGACGGCCGCCGCGACGAGGTGACGCTGTCGACGAAGATCGGCTACGACTTCTACGACAACCCGCAGGCGGGCCACGGCGAACTGCCGAAGGAGCTGAACCGCGAGTACCTCACCGAGGCGTTCGAGGCCTCGCTGGACCGGCTCGACACCGACTACGTCGACGTGCTCCAGCTCCACAACGCCAACGTCGACGAGGTCACCCCCGAGGTTCGGGACCTCCTCCGCGAGTGGAAGGCCGACGGTCGCGTCCGCGCGCTCGGCTGGGCGCTCGGCCCCTCCATCGGCTGGCTCGCCGAGGGCGACGCGACCGTCGAGTACGAGGAGTTCGACGCGGTCCAGACCGTGTTCAACGTCTTCGAGCAGGAGCCCGGCCGCCACTTCGTCGACACTATCCGCGAGTCCGGCGCCGACACCTCCGTCATCGCCCGCGTCCCGCACTCCTCCGGCCTCCTCAACGAGCAGGTGACGCCCGAAACCGTCCTCGAAGACGGCGACCACCGCTCGCACCGACCCAAAGAGTGGTACGAGACCGGCTGGGAGAAAGTCGAGGCGCTCCGGTTCCTCGAGTCACCCGACCACGCCGAGGGGACGCGCACGATGGCGCAGGCCGCGATCCGCTGGCTGCTCGCCCACGACGAGGTCGCCTCTGTCACGCCGACGTTCCGCGACGCCGACGACATCGCCGAGTGGAGCGCCGCGAGCGACGTGCCCGCCCTCTCCGACGCCGAGTACGAGCGCGTCGACGAGCTGTACGCGCGCAACTTCGACATCGACCGCGACGACGGGATGGACGTGCTCCGCACCTCCGTCGACGGCGACGACATCGAGGCCGCCGGCCTGGACAAACGCGCCGCGTCGTACTGA
- a CDS encoding acyltransferase codes for MTKRHVSLPDDAAAGVRGFIDEVDERLSSEEDTCEVVRDTLIDLHGDRERWEAWQDGESVSKAERVRLQGYDPCNATLESEYYAEKDEEQFQRSKHLQWLWRQFDATPMADNVDFALRFRQMLGNHLFAECGDNCRFFKGISVTYGHNIEVGDNVVIHDGVHLDDRGKLTIGDRASISDGVHLYSHDHDLVDQTEVRNFHTIVEDDARVTYDAMVRAGCRVGENSVVGARSVVQGDVPAHHVVVGSPARSVRVKPGWETVADDLEDGRLPDRQDDREIEYDLPDDVEPFDEFQRDLRPPEPPQ; via the coding sequence ATGACAAAGCGACACGTGTCCCTGCCCGACGACGCGGCGGCCGGGGTCCGAGGATTCATCGACGAGGTGGACGAGCGGCTCTCCTCGGAGGAGGACACCTGCGAAGTCGTCCGGGACACGCTGATCGACCTCCACGGCGACCGAGAGCGCTGGGAGGCGTGGCAGGACGGCGAGTCGGTATCGAAAGCCGAGCGCGTCCGCTTACAGGGGTACGACCCGTGTAACGCGACGCTGGAGTCGGAGTACTACGCCGAAAAGGACGAGGAGCAGTTCCAGCGCTCGAAACACCTCCAGTGGCTCTGGCGCCAGTTCGACGCCACGCCGATGGCCGACAACGTCGACTTCGCGCTCCGGTTCCGCCAGATGCTCGGGAATCACCTCTTTGCCGAGTGCGGCGACAACTGTCGCTTTTTTAAGGGAATCTCCGTCACCTACGGGCACAACATCGAAGTCGGGGACAACGTCGTCATCCACGACGGCGTCCACCTCGACGACCGAGGGAAGCTGACGATCGGCGACCGGGCGTCCATCTCCGACGGCGTCCACCTGTACAGCCACGACCACGACCTCGTCGACCAGACCGAGGTGCGGAACTTCCACACGATAGTCGAGGACGACGCCCGCGTCACCTACGACGCGATGGTCCGGGCGGGCTGTCGCGTCGGCGAGAACAGCGTCGTCGGCGCGCGCTCGGTCGTGCAGGGCGACGTGCCGGCCCACCACGTCGTCGTCGGCTCGCCCGCCAGGAGCGTCCGCGTGAAGCCCGGATGGGAGACGGTCGCGGACGACCTCGAAGACGGGCGGCTCCCCGACCGACAGGACGACCGCGAGATCGAGTACGACCTCCCGGACGACGTCGAGCCGTTCGACGAGTTCCAGCGCGACCTCCGGCCGCCCGAGCCGCCTCAGTAG
- a CDS encoding glucose-6-phosphate isomerase — protein MHVDLGNALDTTPGLTEETLERLDDRVADAHDRIAAGMADDEFGYAALNLPETTDAAAIRAATDRFDRPEAVLTVGIGGSALGAATLANALESDVDAYFLDNVDPDASDALLDSLPLDDTVVNVVSKSGTTAETLANFLVVREAMDEAGVDWTERTLVTTGEAGNLRALADAHDLPALDVPDGVPGRFSALSTVGLAVPALQGHDIEAVLAGGRDGMASLSGSLFETPAYAYGAATYALAERGALTNAVMPYAESLETFAEWFAQLWAESLGKDGLGQTPARALGATDQHSQLQLYRAGPPDKLVSLIRPTERAETAIPETDLDGLSYLGGSSLGDLLDAEFEATEASLAAAGVPNLRVELDRIDERGLGELLYGMEAACVLYGELASVSTFTQPAVEWGKKAARGLLGGGEFSEADAVADKRELRIERS, from the coding sequence ATGCACGTCGACCTCGGCAACGCGTTAGACACGACACCGGGACTCACGGAGGAGACGCTTGAGCGTCTCGACGACCGGGTCGCGGACGCACACGACCGGATCGCCGCGGGGATGGCCGACGACGAGTTCGGGTACGCGGCGCTGAACCTTCCGGAGACGACCGACGCGGCGGCGATCCGCGCGGCGACCGACCGCTTCGACCGCCCCGAGGCCGTCCTGACGGTCGGCATCGGCGGGAGCGCGCTCGGCGCGGCGACGCTCGCGAACGCCCTCGAAAGCGACGTGGACGCCTACTTCCTCGACAACGTCGACCCCGACGCCAGCGACGCGCTCCTCGACTCGCTCCCGCTCGACGACACCGTCGTCAACGTCGTCTCCAAGTCCGGGACGACCGCGGAGACGCTCGCGAACTTCCTCGTCGTCCGCGAGGCGATGGACGAGGCGGGCGTCGACTGGACCGAGCGGACCCTCGTCACCACCGGCGAAGCGGGGAACCTCCGCGCGCTCGCCGACGCCCACGACCTCCCCGCGCTCGACGTGCCGGACGGGGTGCCCGGTCGCTTCTCCGCGCTCTCGACGGTCGGGCTCGCGGTGCCGGCGCTGCAGGGCCACGACATCGAGGCCGTCCTCGCGGGCGGGCGCGACGGGATGGCGAGCCTGTCGGGGTCGCTGTTCGAGACGCCGGCGTACGCCTACGGCGCGGCGACGTACGCGCTCGCCGAGCGCGGCGCGCTCACGAACGCCGTGATGCCGTACGCGGAGTCGCTGGAGACGTTCGCGGAGTGGTTCGCTCAGTTGTGGGCCGAGAGCCTCGGGAAGGACGGCCTCGGCCAGACGCCGGCGCGGGCGCTCGGCGCGACCGACCAGCACTCACAGCTCCAGCTGTACCGCGCCGGCCCGCCGGACAAACTCGTGTCGCTGATCCGCCCGACCGAGCGCGCCGAGACGGCGATTCCGGAGACCGACCTCGACGGGCTCTCGTACCTCGGCGGCTCGTCGCTCGGCGACCTCCTGGACGCCGAGTTCGAGGCGACGGAGGCGAGCCTCGCGGCCGCGGGCGTCCCGAACCTGCGCGTGGAACTGGACCGGATCGACGAGCGCGGCCTCGGCGAACTCCTCTACGGCATGGAGGCGGCCTGCGTCCTGTACGGCGAACTCGCGAGCGTCTCGACGTTCACGCAGCCGGCGGTCGAGTGGGGGAAGAAGGCCGCGCGCGGACTGCTCGGGGGCGGCGAGTTCAGCGAGGCGGACGCCGTCGCCGACAAGCGCGAACTACGTATCGAGCGCTCGTAG
- a CDS encoding sugar phosphate isomerase/epimerase, whose protein sequence is MTQFGFQLYSLRDVDDSLPAVLDRVGATPFAGVEFAGLDDADPAALATTLADADLSCAGMHVGLDAIEADPEGVAATARELGCRDVVVPWLDPEHFASVTAVEAAADRLTAAADALASHDIRVHYHNHDQEFVELDGRPALTHLIEAADGVGLELDVGWAGAAGQDPLAYLSAHADRISLVHLKDYDAASGETVTVGTGDLPLARTVDAVSEHGVEWLIYEAEDGADSYETLEHAAAVVDDHA, encoded by the coding sequence ATGACGCAATTCGGCTTCCAGCTTTACAGTTTACGCGACGTCGACGACTCCCTCCCGGCGGTCCTCGACCGTGTCGGCGCCACGCCGTTTGCCGGCGTCGAGTTCGCCGGCCTCGACGACGCCGACCCGGCCGCGCTCGCGACGACGCTCGCGGACGCCGACCTGTCGTGTGCCGGGATGCACGTCGGCCTCGACGCCATCGAGGCCGACCCAGAGGGGGTCGCGGCGACCGCCCGCGAACTCGGCTGTCGCGACGTGGTGGTCCCGTGGCTCGACCCCGAACACTTCGCGTCGGTCACCGCGGTCGAGGCGGCCGCCGACCGACTCACCGCCGCGGCCGACGCGCTCGCGTCCCACGACATCCGCGTTCACTACCACAACCACGATCAGGAGTTCGTTGAACTCGACGGGCGACCCGCGCTGACACACCTCATCGAGGCGGCCGACGGCGTCGGCTTGGAACTGGACGTAGGGTGGGCCGGTGCGGCCGGCCAGGACCCGCTCGCGTACCTCTCGGCGCACGCGGACCGCATCTCGCTCGTCCATCTCAAAGACTACGACGCTGCGAGCGGCGAGACCGTCACCGTCGGTACCGGCGACCTCCCGTTGGCGCGAACCGTCGACGCGGTCTCCGAACACGGCGTCGAGTGGCTCATCTACGAGGCCGAAGACGGCGCCGACTCGTACGAGACGCTCGAACACGCGGCCGCCGTCGTCGACGACCACGCCTGA
- a CDS encoding TIGR03571 family LLM class oxidoreductase: protein MTGPDANRGRPHANAGFRRLFDGDGLTVGLGFPLTGVRRETPDPTEELRLAERAEALGFDALWARDVPTYWPRFGDAGGAFDPWALLSHAAARTETIALGTSSVVLPLRHPIHLAKSAATVDRLSDGRVVLGVASGDRDPEYPAFGVDPERRGEMVRDRIAAMRACWSESFPEVDGEWGDLDGDLDVLPKPTTETLPVLPTGNARQSTEWIADHGDGWLFYHLPDETLRSYVAEWRELAGEKPFCIALGVEFADDPAAEPEQLHLGYRAGADWFRDYFGRLESVGVDHVIVGLRGDDPEAAMERFATSVAGEW from the coding sequence ATGACGGGCCCCGACGCGAACCGCGGTCGGCCGCACGCCAACGCCGGCTTCCGACGGCTGTTCGACGGCGACGGGCTCACGGTCGGCCTCGGCTTCCCCCTGACTGGGGTGCGGCGCGAGACCCCGGATCCGACCGAGGAGCTGCGCCTCGCGGAACGCGCCGAGGCGCTCGGCTTCGACGCGCTGTGGGCGCGGGACGTGCCGACCTACTGGCCGCGGTTCGGCGACGCCGGCGGCGCGTTCGACCCGTGGGCGCTGCTCTCGCACGCGGCCGCCCGCACCGAGACGATCGCGCTCGGCACGTCGAGCGTCGTCCTCCCGCTCCGGCACCCGATCCACCTCGCGAAGTCCGCGGCGACCGTCGACCGCCTCTCCGACGGGCGGGTCGTCCTCGGCGTCGCGTCCGGGGATCGCGACCCGGAGTACCCGGCGTTCGGCGTCGACCCCGAGCGCCGGGGCGAGATGGTCCGCGACCGGATCGCAGCGATGCGCGCCTGCTGGAGCGAGTCGTTCCCCGAAGTCGACGGCGAGTGGGGCGACCTCGACGGCGACCTCGACGTGCTCCCGAAGCCGACGACCGAGACGCTCCCGGTGTTGCCGACGGGGAACGCCAGGCAGTCGACGGAGTGGATCGCCGACCACGGCGACGGCTGGCTGTTCTATCACCTCCCGGACGAGACGCTCCGGAGCTACGTCGCGGAGTGGCGCGAACTGGCCGGCGAAAAGCCGTTCTGTATCGCCCTCGGCGTCGAGTTCGCCGACGACCCGGCCGCCGAACCCGAACAGCTCCACCTCGGCTACCGCGCCGGCGCCGACTGGTTCCGCGACTACTTCGGGCGCCTCGAATCGGTCGGCGTCGACCACGTCATCGTCGGCCTGCGCGGCGACGACCCCGAGGCGGCGATGGAGCGGTTCGCGACGTCGGTCGCCGGTGAGTGGTAA
- the rdfA gene encoding rod-determining factor RdfA produces MADTGDASDGGGGRRTKVARLIDEYGLTGLGSEMERRWTADGDDRLSLRALADHFNRRLLEAKMTDAGMQPLAGAVENTYRLLTDDDVGSADETRTRRRLEREGVDVEAVLDDFVTYQAVRTYLKGHRGAEHATDDRPRTVVERENIQRLRGRTKTVTEGRLEQLRTGDHVTLGEFRVFAEINVLCEDCGARYDVETLLERGGCDCGE; encoded by the coding sequence ATGGCCGATACAGGCGATGCGAGCGACGGCGGTGGCGGTCGCCGGACGAAGGTGGCCCGGCTGATAGACGAGTACGGGCTCACGGGGCTCGGTTCCGAGATGGAGCGCCGGTGGACCGCGGACGGCGACGACAGGCTGAGCCTGCGCGCGCTCGCCGACCACTTCAACCGCCGGCTGCTCGAAGCGAAGATGACCGACGCGGGGATGCAGCCACTCGCCGGCGCGGTGGAGAACACCTACCGACTGCTGACGGACGACGACGTCGGGAGCGCCGACGAGACGCGGACTCGCCGGCGGCTCGAACGCGAGGGCGTCGACGTCGAGGCGGTGTTAGACGACTTCGTGACCTACCAAGCCGTGCGAACGTATTTAAAAGGCCACCGGGGGGCCGAACACGCCACCGACGACCGGCCGCGGACGGTCGTCGAACGCGAGAACATCCAGCGACTGCGCGGGCGGACCAAGACGGTCACCGAAGGCCGACTCGAACAGCTGCGGACCGGCGACCACGTCACGCTCGGCGAGTTTCGCGTGTTCGCGGAGATCAACGTCCTCTGTGAGGACTGCGGCGCGCGGTACGACGTCGAGACGCTGCTCGAACGCGGAGGGTGTGACTGCGGCGAGTGA
- a CDS encoding translation initiation factor eIF-2B produces the protein MIDETVAEIRAMRTHSTSAVAVKATRSLTELLEREYVTVDEFERDLEHNAGVLRRSNPSHAALHNAMREVERSIVGEATSVEDGKQRLEDTIERVTDDIETAKGEAAANAAEHIDDGDTLLVHDYSTTVLESIENAARDGAHLTVYVTEARPRTLGRKTVRALAGMARVDARMVVDSAMGYALRDCDRVMLGITCMTGGTYYNRIGTFPVVVTARELGVPVTAVGSGAKQIEEFRFENEFRDAVEVMREPVEDVTIENPSYDATPIGMIDTVITDDGVVE, from the coding sequence ATGATCGACGAGACGGTCGCCGAGATCCGGGCGATGCGGACCCACAGCACCTCGGCGGTGGCTGTGAAGGCGACGCGGTCGCTCACGGAGCTGCTCGAACGGGAGTACGTGACGGTCGACGAGTTCGAGCGCGACCTCGAACACAACGCGGGGGTGTTGCGGCGGTCGAACCCCTCACACGCCGCGCTCCACAACGCCATGCGCGAGGTCGAACGCTCCATCGTCGGCGAGGCGACGAGCGTCGAGGACGGGAAACAGCGGCTCGAAGACACCATCGAGCGCGTCACCGACGACATCGAGACGGCGAAAGGCGAGGCGGCCGCCAACGCCGCCGAACACATCGACGACGGCGACACGCTGTTGGTCCACGACTACTCGACGACGGTCCTCGAATCCATCGAGAACGCCGCCCGCGACGGCGCCCACCTGACGGTGTACGTCACCGAGGCGCGTCCGCGAACCCTCGGACGGAAGACGGTCCGCGCGCTCGCCGGGATGGCGCGCGTCGACGCCCGGATGGTGGTCGACAGCGCGATGGGCTACGCCCTCCGCGACTGCGACCGCGTCATGCTCGGGATCACCTGCATGACCGGCGGGACGTACTACAACCGCATCGGAACCTTCCCGGTCGTCGTCACCGCCCGCGAACTCGGCGTCCCGGTGACGGCGGTCGGCTCCGGCGCGAAACAGATCGAGGAGTTCCGGTTCGAAAACGAGTTCCGCGACGCGGTCGAGGTGATGCGCGAGCCCGTCGAGGACGTGACGATAGAGAACCCGAGCTACGACGCGACCCCGATCGGGATGATAGACACCGTGATCACCGACGACGGCGTCGTCGAGTAG
- a CDS encoding universal stress protein, with the protein MERGLVSLRESAAHRDLLAEAVSCAAGSDGDLAVLWHLDDDQYEEDVQTLEAVGRIENVEYDHSTIVEGAAEDAQAFVESVAGEADLDVRIIVGVGSETAQAEQILETADEYGCDHVFVVGNARSPTGKAVFGDTAQQVILGFDGFTTTKLAE; encoded by the coding sequence ATGGAACGTGGGCTCGTGAGCCTCAGAGAGTCGGCTGCACATCGTGACCTGCTCGCCGAGGCGGTGAGTTGTGCCGCGGGCAGCGACGGTGACCTCGCGGTCTTGTGGCACTTAGACGACGACCAGTACGAGGAGGACGTACAGACCCTAGAGGCGGTCGGGCGGATCGAGAACGTCGAGTACGACCACTCGACTATCGTCGAGGGAGCCGCCGAGGACGCGCAGGCGTTCGTCGAGTCCGTGGCGGGCGAGGCGGACCTCGACGTGCGGATAATCGTCGGCGTGGGCTCCGAGACGGCCCAGGCCGAACAGATACTGGAGACGGCCGACGAGTACGGCTGCGACCACGTGTTCGTCGTCGGCAACGCTCGGTCGCCGACCGGGAAGGCCGTCTTCGGCGACACCGCACAGCAGGTCATTCTCGGCTTCGACGGCTTCACGACGACGAAACTGGCGGAGTGA